Proteins co-encoded in one Azospirillum brasilense genomic window:
- a CDS encoding type VI secretion system tube protein Hcp — MPRILLDYPGIKGESLIRNYKNLADCFKFDLSSGKREVGGFNYDDPIEDNSYFGSRKAQKQDKLGVDSLKLERHFDLASPKLMQAAFDPQKKDVTATIHFFRTFAQLQGGDYFGESDIFAEPYLTIILKNTQITEYVLSVDDDDSSNGTETISLAFDQLQMTYQHQIDGRKIGQIRGDITLASKS; from the coding sequence ATGCCCCGCATCCTGCTCGACTACCCCGGCATCAAGGGTGAGTCGCTGATCCGCAACTACAAGAATCTCGCCGACTGCTTCAAATTCGACCTGTCGTCGGGCAAGCGCGAGGTCGGCGGCTTCAACTACGACGACCCGATCGAGGACAACTCCTACTTCGGCAGCCGGAAGGCGCAGAAGCAGGACAAGCTCGGCGTCGACAGCCTGAAGCTGGAGCGCCATTTCGACCTCGCCTCGCCCAAGCTGATGCAGGCGGCCTTCGATCCGCAGAAGAAGGACGTCACCGCGACGATCCATTTCTTCCGCACCTTCGCGCAGCTTCAGGGCGGCGATTATTTCGGCGAAAGCGACATCTTCGCCGAGCCGTACCTGACCATCATCCTGAAGAACACGCAGATCACGGAGTACGTGCTGTCGGTCGACGACGACGACAGCAGCAACGGCACCGAGACCATCTCGCTGGCCTTCGACCAGTTGCAGATGACCTACCAGCACCAGATCGACGGCCGGAAAATCGGCCAAATCCGTGGCGACATCACATTGGCGAGCAAGTCATGA
- the tssA gene encoding type VI secretion system protein TssA, producing MTASHPLIDIGALLQPIPGDDPAGDDLRHGPEFDALTEARRMDDDLDQGIWQTTVKKADWKGVVQQASDLLTTRTKDLQVAAWLVQALGRLHGPAGLAPGLLLVHGLVEDFWDGLYPRLDDGDPEPRLAPLVWLDSQLSRDLMATTISQPAGPNADETHSFQDWQNAQRLRKLATRDPRAFHAAVDDGEVTVEQILAAQDRTPPDFYQIQHGHLRDTVTAVRTLAAELDALAGRAAPGFSQLLKTLESLIQFHREALAKRGIDPDGAAAATEEAEGEEGATIDASAEIIPAAAFARPGGPRTRQEAYAMLHQIADFLAREEPHSPTSYLVRRAATWGNLSLPELYAELLGDRGEVGRIFGLLRLEER from the coding sequence GCTGACCGAGGCGCGCCGGATGGACGACGATCTCGACCAGGGCATCTGGCAGACCACCGTCAAGAAGGCCGACTGGAAGGGCGTCGTCCAGCAGGCGTCGGACCTGCTGACGACCCGCACCAAGGATCTCCAGGTCGCGGCGTGGCTGGTCCAGGCGCTGGGCCGGCTGCACGGTCCGGCGGGGCTGGCGCCGGGGCTTCTGTTGGTCCACGGGCTGGTCGAGGATTTCTGGGACGGCCTCTACCCGCGGCTCGACGACGGCGATCCGGAGCCGCGGCTGGCGCCGCTGGTCTGGCTGGACAGCCAGTTGTCGCGCGACCTGATGGCGACCACCATCAGCCAGCCGGCGGGGCCGAACGCCGACGAGACGCACAGCTTCCAGGACTGGCAGAACGCGCAGCGCCTGCGCAAGCTCGCCACCCGCGACCCGCGCGCCTTCCACGCGGCGGTCGATGACGGGGAGGTGACGGTCGAGCAGATCCTCGCCGCCCAGGACCGCACGCCGCCGGACTTCTACCAGATTCAGCACGGTCATCTGCGCGACACGGTGACGGCGGTGCGCACGCTGGCGGCGGAGCTGGATGCCCTGGCCGGGCGCGCCGCCCCCGGTTTCAGCCAGCTTCTGAAGACCCTGGAAAGCCTGATCCAGTTCCACCGCGAAGCGCTCGCCAAGCGCGGCATCGATCCGGACGGCGCCGCCGCCGCGACGGAGGAGGCCGAGGGCGAGGAGGGGGCCACCATCGACGCGTCCGCCGAGATCATCCCCGCCGCCGCTTTCGCCCGCCCCGGCGGGCCGCGGACCCGGCAGGAGGCCTACGCGATGCTGCACCAGATCGCCGATTTCCTGGCGCGGGAGGAACCGCACAGCCCGACCTCCTACCTCGTCCGCCGCGCCGCGACCTGGGGGAACCTGTCCCTGCCGGAGCTGTACGCCGAGCTGCTGGGCGACCGCGGCGAGGTCGGACGGATCTTCGGCCTTCTGCGGCTTGAGGAGCGCTGA
- a CDS encoding SIMPL domain-containing protein — protein MIGNRTALAAAAFLAIGIAVAGWSAGREVAQVRLADRFVTVKGSAEREVKANLALWPVRFVATGDDLSAVQAKTAADEKAVLAFLERYGLGADAVVSRSLDLVDLLAQAYRQGPADQRYILTRTLMIRSPDVERVDRASQNLAELLDQGVTLGGEPGMGSGPNYLFTRLNDVKTEMIAEATAKAREAATQFATDSGATLGGIRRANQGLFQILARDEAPGIMESRQIDKIVRVVSTLDWELVD, from the coding sequence ATGATCGGAAACCGGACGGCGCTGGCGGCGGCGGCGTTTCTCGCCATCGGGATTGCGGTGGCGGGCTGGTCGGCGGGGCGCGAGGTCGCGCAGGTCCGGCTGGCCGACCGCTTCGTCACCGTCAAGGGCTCCGCCGAGCGCGAGGTCAAGGCGAACCTCGCGCTCTGGCCGGTGCGCTTCGTCGCCACCGGCGACGACCTGTCCGCCGTGCAGGCGAAGACGGCGGCGGACGAGAAGGCCGTGCTGGCCTTTCTGGAACGCTACGGGCTGGGCGCCGACGCCGTCGTCTCGCGCTCGCTCGATCTTGTGGACCTGCTCGCCCAGGCCTACCGCCAGGGGCCGGCGGATCAGCGCTACATCCTCACCCGCACCCTGATGATCCGCAGCCCCGACGTGGAGCGGGTCGACCGCGCCAGCCAGAATCTGGCGGAACTGCTCGACCAGGGCGTCACCCTGGGCGGGGAGCCGGGCATGGGCTCCGGCCCCAACTACCTGTTCACGCGCCTCAACGACGTGAAGACCGAGATGATCGCCGAGGCGACCGCCAAGGCGCGCGAGGCGGCAACCCAATTCGCGACCGACAGCGGCGCCACTCTGGGCGGCATCCGCCGCGCCAACCAGGGCCTGTTCCAGATCCTCGCCCGCGACGAGGCCCCCGGCATCATGGAAAGCCGGCAGATCGACAAGATCGTCCGCGTCGTGTCGACCCTCGACTGGGAACTGGTGGATTGA
- a CDS encoding TIGR00645 family protein → MTQSNPSALTGDTTLLSRNGEGRRRPGRRAEHFLEQVMFQSRWLLAPLYVGLVGALLMIGWRFALELVHALPLLIHGTENDIILIVLGLVDLTMVGNLVLMVIFSGYENFVSKIDVAGHADRPEWMGKLDFSALKVKLIASIVAISSIQILKTFMNVSEVSDRDLMWLVAIHVTFIVSGVLLATMDVLVKKSHAH, encoded by the coding sequence ATGACCCAGTCGAACCCGTCGGCCCTGACCGGCGACACCACCCTCCTGTCCCGCAACGGCGAGGGGCGCCGCCGCCCAGGGCGCCGGGCCGAGCATTTCCTGGAGCAGGTGATGTTCCAGAGCCGCTGGCTCCTGGCGCCGCTCTATGTCGGTCTGGTGGGTGCGCTGCTGATGATCGGCTGGCGCTTCGCGCTGGAACTGGTGCACGCGCTGCCGCTTCTGATCCACGGCACGGAAAACGACATCATCCTGATCGTTCTCGGTCTGGTCGACCTGACGATGGTCGGCAACCTCGTTCTGATGGTGATCTTCAGCGGCTACGAGAACTTCGTCTCGAAGATCGACGTCGCCGGACACGCCGACCGCCCGGAATGGATGGGCAAGCTGGATTTCAGCGCGCTGAAGGTGAAGCTGATCGCCAGCATCGTGGCGATCTCCTCCATCCAGATCCTGAAGACCTTCATGAACGTGTCGGAGGTGTCCGACCGCGACCTGATGTGGCTGGTCGCCATCCACGTCACCTTCATCGTCTCCGGCGTGCTGCTGGCGACCATGGACGTGCTGGTCAAGAAGAGCCACGCGCACTGA